One window of the Periophthalmus magnuspinnatus isolate fPerMag1 chromosome 6, fPerMag1.2.pri, whole genome shotgun sequence genome contains the following:
- the LOC117371996 gene encoding aminopeptidase N-like translates to MGKGFFISKGVGVLLIIVGAASVATIIALSVVYSQEKAKNNEVSPTNEGSTTKPSTTTPTPSNKPWDQYRLPKTLVPEHYNLTLWPRLKPDNTTGLYIFTGESSVEFKCVEETDLILIHSNKLNYTKAPTVVSVSGGVTAPNIKKHWLQTVTQYLVIELEGTLKKDHVYRLSTEFVGELADDLGGFYRSVYTEDGIEKVVATTQMQPTDARKSFPCFDEPALKAVFHITLIHEPGTVALSNGEQKDSVNNVINGVEVIETSFDPTEKMSTYLLAFIVSDYDFVNNTIDTVLIRIFARKSAIAAGQGDYALNKTGPILKFFEEYYNSSYPLPKSDQIALPDFNAGAMENWGLITYRETALLYDPAFSSNGNKERIATIIAHELAHMWFGNLVTLRWWNDLWLNEGFASYVEYLGADQAEPDWNVKDLIVLNDVHRVFAVDALTSSHPLSSKEEDIQKPEQISELFDAISYSKGASVLRMLSDFLTEEVFTMGLRTYLNEFKFGNTVYTDLWKHLQDACDNTGQKLPDTVANIMNTWVLQMGFPVVTIDTVTGNVSQKHFLLDPDSKVTVDSPYKYQWTVPIKWMKNGIVESPEWLVSKSKIFDQMKVLGDGWVLANVDVVGYYRVNYDQSNWDKLLNILSTNHTHIPVINRAQLVDDAFNMARAKIIPTLLALNTTTYLKNEKEFMPWESALDNMNFFYLMFDRSDVYGHIQAYLQKQVTPLFRHFKEITGNWAEDPKGHMDQYNEVNAISLACKTGLQECTDLVKGWFQTWMSNSSNNIIRPNLRSTVYCNAIAAGGAKEWEFAWEQFSKANAIEADKLRSAMACTKEPWLLNRYLEYTLTPSKIRKQDATSTIVYIANNVVGQALAWDFVRAHWTYIFNEYGGGSFSFSNLINGVTKRFSTDFELQQLRQFKEDHSETGFGSGTLAVDQSIERTISNMKWLEENKSIVSKWFEDAAKP, encoded by the exons ATGGGCAAAGGCTTCTTCATCAGCAAAGGTGTTGGTGTACTCCTTATCATTGTGGGAGCAGCCTCTGTTGCTACCATCATCGCTCTGTCTGTAGTTTACTCACAGGAAAAAGCCAAAAACAATGAAGTATCACCTACAAATGAAGGAAGCACAACCAAACCTTCAACCACAACACCCACTCCATCCAACAAGCCCTGGGACCAGTACCGGCTGCCCAAGACCCTGGTGCCAGAGCACTACAACCTGACGCTGTGGCCTCGACTCAAACCAGATAACACCACTGGACTGTACATCTTCACAG GTGAATCTAGTGTGGAATTCAAATGTGTGGAGGAGACAGACCTGATCCTCATTCACTCCAATAAACTCAACTACACTAAAGCCCCCACTGTGGTGTCTGTCAGCGGTGGGGTTACTGCCCCCAACATCAAGAAGCACTGGTTGCAGACAGTGACCCAGTACCTGGTCATTGAGCTGGAAGGTACACTAAAGAAGGACCACGTGTACCGCCTCAGCACAGAGTTTGTGGGAGAGCTGGCTGATGACCTGGGTGGCTTCTACAGAAGTGTATACACTGAAGATGGGATAGAAAA AGTCGTTGCTACAACTCAGATGCAGCCAACAGATGCCAGAAAATCCTTCCCTTGTTTTGACGAGCCTGCACTGAAGGCTGTTTTCCACATCACTCTCATCCATGAACCTGGAACTGTCGCCCTGTCCAATGGGGAACAGAAAG ACTCTGtaaacaatgtgataaatggtgtgGAGGTGATTGAAACGTCCTTCGATCCAACTgaaaaaatgtccacatatcTACTTGCATTTATAGTCAGCGACTATGACTTTGTCAACAATACCATTGATACCGTTTTG ATTCGCATCTTTGCCAGGAAGTCTGCCATTGCTGCTGGGCAAGGAGACTATGCCCTCAACAAAACTGGTCCCATTCTTAAGTTCTTTGAAGAGTATTACAATTCCAGTTATCCCCTACCCAAGTCCG ATCagattgctttgcctgactTTAATGCTGGAGCCATGGAGAACTGGGGTCTGATAACATACAGAGAGACTGCACTACTGTATGACCCAGCCTTCTCCTCCAACGGCAACAAAGAGCGCATCGCCACCATCATTGCTCATGAATTAGCCCACATG TGGTTTGGTAATCTGGTCACTCTACGGTGGTGGAATGACTTATGGCTAAATGAGGGCTTTGCCTCCTATGTGGAGTACCTGGGAGCAGACCAGGCTGAACCTGACTGGAACGTG aaagacctgATAGTGCTCAATGACGTTCACAGAGTGTTTGCAGTGGATGCCTTGACCTCCTCTCACCCCCTGTCCTCCAAAGAGGAGGACATCCAGAAACCAGAGCAGATCAGCGAGCTGTTTGATGCCATCTCATACAGCAAG GGTGCTTCGGTGCTGAGAATGCTTTCAGATTTCCTTACAGAAGAAGTGTTCACAATGGGACTTAGG ACTTACCTGAATGAATTTAAGTTTGGCAACACAGTGTACACTGACCTATGGAAACACCTGCAAGAT GCTTGTGACAATACTGGACAAAAACTCCCAGATACAGTTGCAAACATCATGAACACTTGGGTGTTGCAGATGGGCTTCCCTGTAGTCACCATAGATACAGTTACAGGAAATGTATCCCAGAAGCACTTCCTGTTGGACCCAGACTCTAAAGTCACAGTCGACTCACCATACAA ATACCAGTGGACTGTACCTATTAAGTGGATGAAAAATGGAATTGTGGAGTCTCCAGAATGGCTGGTCTCGAAGTCAA aaatattcGATCAAATGAAAGTTCTTGGGGACGGGTGGGTGCTGGCCAATGTCGATGTAGTAGGTTACTATAGAGTAAACTATGATCAGAGCAACTGGGACAAACTCTTGAACATTCTTAGCACCAACCATACA CATATTCCAGTGATCAACAGAGCTCAACTAGTGGATGATGCCTTTAACATGGCTAG aGCCAAGATTATCCCCACATTACTGGCCCTGAATACCACCACATACCTGAAGAATGAGAAGGAGTTCATGCCCTGGGAGTCAGCCCTGGACAACATGAACTTCTTTTATCTCATGTTCGACAGAAGTGATGTGTATGGCCACATACAG GCATATCTTCAGAAACAGGTAACACCGTTGTTCAGACATTTCAAGGAAATTACAGGAAACTGGGCAGAAGACCCCAAGGGACACATGGATCA GTACAATGAAGTGAATGCTATCAGTCTAGCATGTAAAACTGGCCTCCAGGAATGCACAGATTTGGTTAAAGGCTGGTTTCAGACATGGATGAGCAACTCTTCCAACAACAT AATCCGCCCAAACCTGCGCTCTACTGTGTACTGCAATGCTATCGCAGCAGGGGGCGCTAAAGAGTGGGAATTTGCGTGGGAACAATTCAGCAAGGCCAACGCCATTGAAGCTGACAAACTGCGCTCTGCAATGGCCTGCACAAAGGAACCATGGCTTCTCAACAG GTACCTGGAATACACACTTACGCCAAGCAAGATCCGTAAACAGGATGCCACTTCTACCATTGTCTACATCGCCAACAACGTGGTGGGACAGGCGCTGGCATGGGACTTTGTTAGAGCCCATTGGACATACATTTTCAATGA ataTGGAGGAGGCTCCTTCTCCTTTTCCAATCTCATCAATGGAGTCACAAAACGCTTCTCCACCGACTTTGAACTTcaacag CTGAGGCAGTTCAAAGAGGACCACTCAGAAACAGGTTTTGGCTCAGGAACTCTGGCAGTAGATCAATCTATCGAGAGGACCATCAGTAACATGAAATGGCTTGAAGAGAACAAAAGCATTGTCTCTAAATGGTTTGAAGATGCTGCAAAAccataa